A part of Hippopotamus amphibius kiboko isolate mHipAmp2 chromosome 16, mHipAmp2.hap2, whole genome shotgun sequence genomic DNA contains:
- the DMWD gene encoding dystrophia myotonica WD repeat-containing protein isoform X4 codes for MAAGGAEGGSGPGAAMGDCAEIKSQFRTREGFYKLLPGDGTARRSGPASAQTPAPPQPPQPPPGPASASGPGAAGPAPSPPPAGPGPGPALPAVRLSLVRLGEPDGAGAGEPPATPAGLGAGGDRVCFNLGRELYFYPGCCRRGSQRSIDLNKPIDKRIYKGTQPTCHDFNQFTAATETISLLVGFSAGQVQYLDLIKKDTSKLFNEERLIDKTKVTYLKWLPESESLFLASHASGHLYLYNVSHPCASSPPQYSLLKQGEGFAVYAAKSKAPRNPLAKWAVGEGPLNEFAFSPDGRHLACVSQDGCLRVFHFDSMLLRGLMKSYFGGLLCVCWSPDGRYVVTGGEDDLVTVWSFTEGRVVARGHGHKSWVNAVAFDPYTTRAEEAAAAGGDGERSGEEEEEPEASGTGAGGGAPLSPLPKAGSITYRFGSAGQDTQFCLWDLTEDVLYPHPPLARTRTLPGTPGTTPPAPGSSRGGEPGPGPLPRSLSRSNSLPHPAGSGKAGGPGAAAEPGTPFSIGRFATLTLQERRDRGAEKEHKRYHSLGNISRGGGAGGGGGDKPSGPAPRSRLDPAKVLGTALCPRIHEVPLLEPLVCKKIAQERLTVLLFLEDCIITACQEGLICTWARPGKADHPRTLLYKSATCWDREASRDGISSQPGNSPSGTVV; via the exons CTTCCGCCCAGACCCCGGCGCCGCCCCAGCCGCCGCAGCCCCCGCCcggccctgcctctgcctccggCCCCGGTGCTGCGGGCCCCGCGCCGTCCCCTCCGCCCGCAGGCCCAGGGCCGGGGCCCGCGCTGCCTGCGGTTCGCCTCAGCCTCGTGCGCCTCGGGGAGCCCGACGGCGCCGGGGCCGGGGAGCCGCCCGCCACGCCCGCCGGGCTGGGCGCTGGGGGAGACCGTGTCTGCTTCAACTTGGGCCGCGAGCTCTATTTCTACCCGGGCTGCTGTCGCCGCGGGAGCCAACGG TCCATCGACCTCAACAAGCCAATTGACAAGCGGATCTATAAGGGCACCCAGCCCACCTGCCACGACTTCAACCAGTTCACTGCTGCCACAGAGACCATCTCCCTGCTGGTGGGATTCTCAGCCGGTCAAGTGCAGTACCTGGATCTCATCAAGAAGGACACCAGCAAACTATTCAATGAGGAG CGGCTCATCGACAAGACCAAGGTGACATATCTGAAGTGGCTGCCTGAGTCAGAGAGCCTGTTCCTGGCGTCACATGCCAGCGGCCACCTGTACCTGTACAACGTCAGCCACCCGTGCGCCTCCAGCCCGCCGCAGTACAGCCTGCTGAAGCAGGGCGAGGGCTTCGCCGTCTATGCCGCCAAGAGCAAGGCGCCCCGCAACCCGCTGGCCAAGTGGGCGGTGGGCGAGGGGCCCCTCAACGAGTTCGCCTTCTCGCCTGACGGCCGGCACCTGGCCTGCGTCAGCCAGGACGGCTGCCTGCGCGTCTTCCACTTCGACTCCATGCTGCTGCGGGGCCTCATGAAGAGCTACTTTGGGGGCCTGCTCTGTGTGTGCTGGAGCCCCGACGGGCGCTACGTCGTGACGGGCGGCGAAGATGACCTGGTCACCGTGTGGTCCTTCACCGAGGGCCGCGTGGTGGCCCGAGGCCACGGCCACAAGTCCTGGGTCAACGCCGTGGCCTTCGACCCGTACACCACGAGGGCGGAGGAGGCGGCGGCTGCCGGGGGCGACGGGGAGCGGAgtggcgaggaggaggaggagccggaGGCCTCGGGCACAGGCGCGGGTGGAGGAGCCCCCCTCTCCCCGCTGCCTAAGGCCGGCTCCATCACCTACCGCTTCGGCTCAGCCGGCCAGGACACGCAGTTCTGCCTGTGGGACCTCACCGAAGACGTGCTCTACCCGCACCCACCCCTGGCCCGCACCCGCACCCTCCCCGGCACACCTGGCACCACCCCGCCTGCCCCTGGCAGCTCGCGGGGCGGTGAGCCGGGCCCCGGGCCCCTGCCCCGCTCGCTGTCCCGCTCCAacagcctcccccacccagcGGGCAGCGGCAAGGCAGGCGGCCCGGGCGCGGCGGCGGAGCCGGGCACGCCCTTCAGCATCGGCCGCTTTGCCACGCTCACGCTGCAGGAGCGGCGGGACCGGGGGGCCGAGAAGGAGCACAAGCGCTACCACAGTCTGGGCAACATCAGCCGGGGGGGCGGtgcgggcgggggcggcggggacaAGCCCAGCGGCCCCGCCCCCCGAAGCCGGCTGGACCCCGCCAAGGTGCTGGGCACCGCGCTGTGCCCGCGCATCCACGAGGTGCCGCTGCTCGAGCCGCTGGTGTGCAAGAAGATTGCCCAGGAGCGGCTCACGGTCCTCCTCTTCCTGGAGGACTGCATCATCACCGCCTGCCAGGAGGGCCTCATCTGCACCTGGGCCCGGCCGGGCAAGGCG GATCACCCGAGGACTTTATTGTATAAAAGTGCCACCTGCTGGGACAGGGAAGCTAGCCGAGAT GGCATCTCCTCCCAACCAGGCAACTCCCCGAGCGGCACAGTGGTGTGA
- the DMWD gene encoding dystrophia myotonica WD repeat-containing protein isoform X1 codes for MAAGGAEGGSGPGAAMGDCAEIKSQFRTREGFYKLLPGDGTARRSGPASAQTPAPPQPPQPPPGPASASGPGAAGPAPSPPPAGPGPGPALPAVRLSLVRLGEPDGAGAGEPPATPAGLGAGGDRVCFNLGRELYFYPGCCRRGSQRSIDLNKPIDKRIYKGTQPTCHDFNQFTAATETISLLVGFSAGQVQYLDLIKKDTSKLFNEERLIDKTKVTYLKWLPESESLFLASHASGHLYLYNVSHPCASSPPQYSLLKQGEGFAVYAAKSKAPRNPLAKWAVGEGPLNEFAFSPDGRHLACVSQDGCLRVFHFDSMLLRGLMKSYFGGLLCVCWSPDGRYVVTGGEDDLVTVWSFTEGRVVARGHGHKSWVNAVAFDPYTTRAEEAAAAGGDGERSGEEEEEPEASGTGAGGGAPLSPLPKAGSITYRFGSAGQDTQFCLWDLTEDVLYPHPPLARTRTLPGTPGTTPPAPGSSRGGEPGPGPLPRSLSRSNSLPHPAGSGKAGGPGAAAEPGTPFSIGRFATLTLQERRDRGAEKEHKRYHSLGNISRGGGAGGGGGDKPSGPAPRSRLDPAKVLGTALCPRIHEVPLLEPLVCKKIAQERLTVLLFLEDCIITACQEGLICTWARPGKAFTDEETEAQTGEGSWPRSPSKSVVEDHPRTLLYKSATCWDREASRDGISSQPGNSPSGTVV; via the exons CTTCCGCCCAGACCCCGGCGCCGCCCCAGCCGCCGCAGCCCCCGCCcggccctgcctctgcctccggCCCCGGTGCTGCGGGCCCCGCGCCGTCCCCTCCGCCCGCAGGCCCAGGGCCGGGGCCCGCGCTGCCTGCGGTTCGCCTCAGCCTCGTGCGCCTCGGGGAGCCCGACGGCGCCGGGGCCGGGGAGCCGCCCGCCACGCCCGCCGGGCTGGGCGCTGGGGGAGACCGTGTCTGCTTCAACTTGGGCCGCGAGCTCTATTTCTACCCGGGCTGCTGTCGCCGCGGGAGCCAACGG TCCATCGACCTCAACAAGCCAATTGACAAGCGGATCTATAAGGGCACCCAGCCCACCTGCCACGACTTCAACCAGTTCACTGCTGCCACAGAGACCATCTCCCTGCTGGTGGGATTCTCAGCCGGTCAAGTGCAGTACCTGGATCTCATCAAGAAGGACACCAGCAAACTATTCAATGAGGAG CGGCTCATCGACAAGACCAAGGTGACATATCTGAAGTGGCTGCCTGAGTCAGAGAGCCTGTTCCTGGCGTCACATGCCAGCGGCCACCTGTACCTGTACAACGTCAGCCACCCGTGCGCCTCCAGCCCGCCGCAGTACAGCCTGCTGAAGCAGGGCGAGGGCTTCGCCGTCTATGCCGCCAAGAGCAAGGCGCCCCGCAACCCGCTGGCCAAGTGGGCGGTGGGCGAGGGGCCCCTCAACGAGTTCGCCTTCTCGCCTGACGGCCGGCACCTGGCCTGCGTCAGCCAGGACGGCTGCCTGCGCGTCTTCCACTTCGACTCCATGCTGCTGCGGGGCCTCATGAAGAGCTACTTTGGGGGCCTGCTCTGTGTGTGCTGGAGCCCCGACGGGCGCTACGTCGTGACGGGCGGCGAAGATGACCTGGTCACCGTGTGGTCCTTCACCGAGGGCCGCGTGGTGGCCCGAGGCCACGGCCACAAGTCCTGGGTCAACGCCGTGGCCTTCGACCCGTACACCACGAGGGCGGAGGAGGCGGCGGCTGCCGGGGGCGACGGGGAGCGGAgtggcgaggaggaggaggagccggaGGCCTCGGGCACAGGCGCGGGTGGAGGAGCCCCCCTCTCCCCGCTGCCTAAGGCCGGCTCCATCACCTACCGCTTCGGCTCAGCCGGCCAGGACACGCAGTTCTGCCTGTGGGACCTCACCGAAGACGTGCTCTACCCGCACCCACCCCTGGCCCGCACCCGCACCCTCCCCGGCACACCTGGCACCACCCCGCCTGCCCCTGGCAGCTCGCGGGGCGGTGAGCCGGGCCCCGGGCCCCTGCCCCGCTCGCTGTCCCGCTCCAacagcctcccccacccagcGGGCAGCGGCAAGGCAGGCGGCCCGGGCGCGGCGGCGGAGCCGGGCACGCCCTTCAGCATCGGCCGCTTTGCCACGCTCACGCTGCAGGAGCGGCGGGACCGGGGGGCCGAGAAGGAGCACAAGCGCTACCACAGTCTGGGCAACATCAGCCGGGGGGGCGGtgcgggcgggggcggcggggacaAGCCCAGCGGCCCCGCCCCCCGAAGCCGGCTGGACCCCGCCAAGGTGCTGGGCACCGCGCTGTGCCCGCGCATCCACGAGGTGCCGCTGCTCGAGCCGCTGGTGTGCAAGAAGATTGCCCAGGAGCGGCTCACGGTCCTCCTCTTCCTGGAGGACTGCATCATCACCGCCTGCCAGGAGGGCCTCATCTGCACCTGGGCCCGGCCGGGCAAGGCG TTCACAGACGAGGAGACCGAGGCCCAGACAGGGGAAGGAAGTTGGCCCAGGTCACCCAGCAAGTCAGTGGTAGAG GATCACCCGAGGACTTTATTGTATAAAAGTGCCACCTGCTGGGACAGGGAAGCTAGCCGAGAT GGCATCTCCTCCCAACCAGGCAACTCCCCGAGCGGCACAGTGGTGTGA
- the DMWD gene encoding dystrophia myotonica WD repeat-containing protein isoform X5: protein MAAGGAEGGSGPGAAMGDCAEIKSQFRTREGFYKLLPGDGTARRSGPASAQTPAPPQPPQPPPGPASASGPGAAGPAPSPPPAGPGPGPALPAVRLSLVRLGEPDGAGAGEPPATPAGLGAGGDRVCFNLGRELYFYPGCCRRGSQRSIDLNKPIDKRIYKGTQPTCHDFNQFTAATETISLLVGFSAGQVQYLDLIKKDTSKLFNEERLIDKTKVTYLKWLPESESLFLASHASGHLYLYNVSHPCASSPPQYSLLKQGEGFAVYAAKSKAPRNPLAKWAVGEGPLNEFAFSPDGRHLACVSQDGCLRVFHFDSMLLRGLMKSYFGGLLCVCWSPDGRYVVTGGEDDLVTVWSFTEGRVVARGHGHKSWVNAVAFDPYTTRAEEAAAAGGDGERSGEEEEEPEASGTGAGGGAPLSPLPKAGSITYRFGSAGQDTQFCLWDLTEDVLYPHPPLARTRTLPGTPGTTPPAPGSSRGGEPGPGPLPRSLSRSNSLPHPAGSGKAGGPGAAAEPGTPFSIGRFATLTLQERRDRGAEKEHKRYHSLGNISRGGGAGGGGGDKPSGPAPRSRLDPAKVLGTALCPRIHEVPLLEPLVCKKIAQERLTVLLFLEDCIITACQEGLICTWARPGKARLCSLPRRCGGSVCVLSMQS from the exons CTTCCGCCCAGACCCCGGCGCCGCCCCAGCCGCCGCAGCCCCCGCCcggccctgcctctgcctccggCCCCGGTGCTGCGGGCCCCGCGCCGTCCCCTCCGCCCGCAGGCCCAGGGCCGGGGCCCGCGCTGCCTGCGGTTCGCCTCAGCCTCGTGCGCCTCGGGGAGCCCGACGGCGCCGGGGCCGGGGAGCCGCCCGCCACGCCCGCCGGGCTGGGCGCTGGGGGAGACCGTGTCTGCTTCAACTTGGGCCGCGAGCTCTATTTCTACCCGGGCTGCTGTCGCCGCGGGAGCCAACGG TCCATCGACCTCAACAAGCCAATTGACAAGCGGATCTATAAGGGCACCCAGCCCACCTGCCACGACTTCAACCAGTTCACTGCTGCCACAGAGACCATCTCCCTGCTGGTGGGATTCTCAGCCGGTCAAGTGCAGTACCTGGATCTCATCAAGAAGGACACCAGCAAACTATTCAATGAGGAG CGGCTCATCGACAAGACCAAGGTGACATATCTGAAGTGGCTGCCTGAGTCAGAGAGCCTGTTCCTGGCGTCACATGCCAGCGGCCACCTGTACCTGTACAACGTCAGCCACCCGTGCGCCTCCAGCCCGCCGCAGTACAGCCTGCTGAAGCAGGGCGAGGGCTTCGCCGTCTATGCCGCCAAGAGCAAGGCGCCCCGCAACCCGCTGGCCAAGTGGGCGGTGGGCGAGGGGCCCCTCAACGAGTTCGCCTTCTCGCCTGACGGCCGGCACCTGGCCTGCGTCAGCCAGGACGGCTGCCTGCGCGTCTTCCACTTCGACTCCATGCTGCTGCGGGGCCTCATGAAGAGCTACTTTGGGGGCCTGCTCTGTGTGTGCTGGAGCCCCGACGGGCGCTACGTCGTGACGGGCGGCGAAGATGACCTGGTCACCGTGTGGTCCTTCACCGAGGGCCGCGTGGTGGCCCGAGGCCACGGCCACAAGTCCTGGGTCAACGCCGTGGCCTTCGACCCGTACACCACGAGGGCGGAGGAGGCGGCGGCTGCCGGGGGCGACGGGGAGCGGAgtggcgaggaggaggaggagccggaGGCCTCGGGCACAGGCGCGGGTGGAGGAGCCCCCCTCTCCCCGCTGCCTAAGGCCGGCTCCATCACCTACCGCTTCGGCTCAGCCGGCCAGGACACGCAGTTCTGCCTGTGGGACCTCACCGAAGACGTGCTCTACCCGCACCCACCCCTGGCCCGCACCCGCACCCTCCCCGGCACACCTGGCACCACCCCGCCTGCCCCTGGCAGCTCGCGGGGCGGTGAGCCGGGCCCCGGGCCCCTGCCCCGCTCGCTGTCCCGCTCCAacagcctcccccacccagcGGGCAGCGGCAAGGCAGGCGGCCCGGGCGCGGCGGCGGAGCCGGGCACGCCCTTCAGCATCGGCCGCTTTGCCACGCTCACGCTGCAGGAGCGGCGGGACCGGGGGGCCGAGAAGGAGCACAAGCGCTACCACAGTCTGGGCAACATCAGCCGGGGGGGCGGtgcgggcgggggcggcggggacaAGCCCAGCGGCCCCGCCCCCCGAAGCCGGCTGGACCCCGCCAAGGTGCTGGGCACCGCGCTGTGCCCGCGCATCCACGAGGTGCCGCTGCTCGAGCCGCTGGTGTGCAAGAAGATTGCCCAGGAGCGGCTCACGGTCCTCCTCTTCCTGGAGGACTGCATCATCACCGCCTGCCAGGAGGGCCTCATCTGCACCTGGGCCCGGCCGGGCAAGGCG CGTCTGTGTTCCCTTCCGCGGAGGTGtggaggaagtgtgtgtgtgctttcGATGCAGTCCTAG
- the DMWD gene encoding dystrophia myotonica WD repeat-containing protein isoform X6, translating into MAAGGAEGGSGPGAAMGDCAEIKSQFRTREGFYKLLPGDGTARRSGPASAQTPAPPQPPQPPPGPASASGPGAAGPAPSPPPAGPGPGPALPAVRLSLVRLGEPDGAGAGEPPATPAGLGAGGDRVCFNLGRELYFYPGCCRRGSQRSIDLNKPIDKRIYKGTQPTCHDFNQFTAATETISLLVGFSAGQVQYLDLIKKDTSKLFNEERLIDKTKVTYLKWLPESESLFLASHASGHLYLYNVSHPCASSPPQYSLLKQGEGFAVYAAKSKAPRNPLAKWAVGEGPLNEFAFSPDGRHLACVSQDGCLRVFHFDSMLLRGLMKSYFGGLLCVCWSPDGRYVVTGGEDDLVTVWSFTEGRVVARGHGHKSWVNAVAFDPYTTRAEEAAAAGGDGERSGEEEEEPEASGTGAGGGAPLSPLPKAGSITYRFGSAGQDTQFCLWDLTEDVLYPHPPLARTRTLPGTPGTTPPAPGSSRGGEPGPGPLPRSLSRSNSLPHPAGSGKAGGPGAAAEPGTPFSIGRFATLTLQERRDRGAEKEHKRYHSLGNISRGGGAGGGGGDKPSGPAPRSRLDPAKVLGTALCPRIHEVPLLEPLVCKKIAQERLTVLLFLEDCIITACQEGLICTWARPGKAGISSQPGNSPSGTVV; encoded by the exons CTTCCGCCCAGACCCCGGCGCCGCCCCAGCCGCCGCAGCCCCCGCCcggccctgcctctgcctccggCCCCGGTGCTGCGGGCCCCGCGCCGTCCCCTCCGCCCGCAGGCCCAGGGCCGGGGCCCGCGCTGCCTGCGGTTCGCCTCAGCCTCGTGCGCCTCGGGGAGCCCGACGGCGCCGGGGCCGGGGAGCCGCCCGCCACGCCCGCCGGGCTGGGCGCTGGGGGAGACCGTGTCTGCTTCAACTTGGGCCGCGAGCTCTATTTCTACCCGGGCTGCTGTCGCCGCGGGAGCCAACGG TCCATCGACCTCAACAAGCCAATTGACAAGCGGATCTATAAGGGCACCCAGCCCACCTGCCACGACTTCAACCAGTTCACTGCTGCCACAGAGACCATCTCCCTGCTGGTGGGATTCTCAGCCGGTCAAGTGCAGTACCTGGATCTCATCAAGAAGGACACCAGCAAACTATTCAATGAGGAG CGGCTCATCGACAAGACCAAGGTGACATATCTGAAGTGGCTGCCTGAGTCAGAGAGCCTGTTCCTGGCGTCACATGCCAGCGGCCACCTGTACCTGTACAACGTCAGCCACCCGTGCGCCTCCAGCCCGCCGCAGTACAGCCTGCTGAAGCAGGGCGAGGGCTTCGCCGTCTATGCCGCCAAGAGCAAGGCGCCCCGCAACCCGCTGGCCAAGTGGGCGGTGGGCGAGGGGCCCCTCAACGAGTTCGCCTTCTCGCCTGACGGCCGGCACCTGGCCTGCGTCAGCCAGGACGGCTGCCTGCGCGTCTTCCACTTCGACTCCATGCTGCTGCGGGGCCTCATGAAGAGCTACTTTGGGGGCCTGCTCTGTGTGTGCTGGAGCCCCGACGGGCGCTACGTCGTGACGGGCGGCGAAGATGACCTGGTCACCGTGTGGTCCTTCACCGAGGGCCGCGTGGTGGCCCGAGGCCACGGCCACAAGTCCTGGGTCAACGCCGTGGCCTTCGACCCGTACACCACGAGGGCGGAGGAGGCGGCGGCTGCCGGGGGCGACGGGGAGCGGAgtggcgaggaggaggaggagccggaGGCCTCGGGCACAGGCGCGGGTGGAGGAGCCCCCCTCTCCCCGCTGCCTAAGGCCGGCTCCATCACCTACCGCTTCGGCTCAGCCGGCCAGGACACGCAGTTCTGCCTGTGGGACCTCACCGAAGACGTGCTCTACCCGCACCCACCCCTGGCCCGCACCCGCACCCTCCCCGGCACACCTGGCACCACCCCGCCTGCCCCTGGCAGCTCGCGGGGCGGTGAGCCGGGCCCCGGGCCCCTGCCCCGCTCGCTGTCCCGCTCCAacagcctcccccacccagcGGGCAGCGGCAAGGCAGGCGGCCCGGGCGCGGCGGCGGAGCCGGGCACGCCCTTCAGCATCGGCCGCTTTGCCACGCTCACGCTGCAGGAGCGGCGGGACCGGGGGGCCGAGAAGGAGCACAAGCGCTACCACAGTCTGGGCAACATCAGCCGGGGGGGCGGtgcgggcgggggcggcggggacaAGCCCAGCGGCCCCGCCCCCCGAAGCCGGCTGGACCCCGCCAAGGTGCTGGGCACCGCGCTGTGCCCGCGCATCCACGAGGTGCCGCTGCTCGAGCCGCTGGTGTGCAAGAAGATTGCCCAGGAGCGGCTCACGGTCCTCCTCTTCCTGGAGGACTGCATCATCACCGCCTGCCAGGAGGGCCTCATCTGCACCTGGGCCCGGCCGGGCAAGGCG GGCATCTCCTCCCAACCAGGCAACTCCCCGAGCGGCACAGTGGTGTGA
- the DMWD gene encoding dystrophia myotonica WD repeat-containing protein isoform X2 produces MAAGGAEGGSGPGAAMGDCAEIKSQFRTREGFYKLLPGDGTARRSGPASAQTPAPPQPPQPPPGPASASGPGAAGPAPSPPPAGPGPGPALPAVRLSLVRLGEPDGAGAGEPPATPAGLGAGGDRVCFNLGRELYFYPGCCRRGSQRSIDLNKPIDKRIYKGTQPTCHDFNQFTAATETISLLVGFSAGQVQYLDLIKKDTSKLFNEERLIDKTKVTYLKWLPESESLFLASHASGHLYLYNVSHPCASSPPQYSLLKQGEGFAVYAAKSKAPRNPLAKWAVGEGPLNEFAFSPDGRHLACVSQDGCLRVFHFDSMLLRGLMKSYFGGLLCVCWSPDGRYVVTGGEDDLVTVWSFTEGRVVARGHGHKSWVNAVAFDPYTTRAEEAAAAGGDGERSGEEEEEPEASGTGAGGGAPLSPLPKAGSITYRFGSAGQDTQFCLWDLTEDVLYPHPPLARTRTLPGTPGTTPPAPGSSRGGEPGPGPLPRSLSRSNSLPHPAGSGKAGGPGAAAEPGTPFSIGRFATLTLQERRDRGAEKEHKRYHSLGNISRGGGAGGGGGDKPSGPAPRSRLDPAKVLGTALCPRIHEVPLLEPLVCKKIAQERLTVLLFLEDCIITACQEGLICTWARPGKAFTDEETEAQTGEGSWPRSPSKSVVERLCSLPRRCGGSVCVLSMQS; encoded by the exons CTTCCGCCCAGACCCCGGCGCCGCCCCAGCCGCCGCAGCCCCCGCCcggccctgcctctgcctccggCCCCGGTGCTGCGGGCCCCGCGCCGTCCCCTCCGCCCGCAGGCCCAGGGCCGGGGCCCGCGCTGCCTGCGGTTCGCCTCAGCCTCGTGCGCCTCGGGGAGCCCGACGGCGCCGGGGCCGGGGAGCCGCCCGCCACGCCCGCCGGGCTGGGCGCTGGGGGAGACCGTGTCTGCTTCAACTTGGGCCGCGAGCTCTATTTCTACCCGGGCTGCTGTCGCCGCGGGAGCCAACGG TCCATCGACCTCAACAAGCCAATTGACAAGCGGATCTATAAGGGCACCCAGCCCACCTGCCACGACTTCAACCAGTTCACTGCTGCCACAGAGACCATCTCCCTGCTGGTGGGATTCTCAGCCGGTCAAGTGCAGTACCTGGATCTCATCAAGAAGGACACCAGCAAACTATTCAATGAGGAG CGGCTCATCGACAAGACCAAGGTGACATATCTGAAGTGGCTGCCTGAGTCAGAGAGCCTGTTCCTGGCGTCACATGCCAGCGGCCACCTGTACCTGTACAACGTCAGCCACCCGTGCGCCTCCAGCCCGCCGCAGTACAGCCTGCTGAAGCAGGGCGAGGGCTTCGCCGTCTATGCCGCCAAGAGCAAGGCGCCCCGCAACCCGCTGGCCAAGTGGGCGGTGGGCGAGGGGCCCCTCAACGAGTTCGCCTTCTCGCCTGACGGCCGGCACCTGGCCTGCGTCAGCCAGGACGGCTGCCTGCGCGTCTTCCACTTCGACTCCATGCTGCTGCGGGGCCTCATGAAGAGCTACTTTGGGGGCCTGCTCTGTGTGTGCTGGAGCCCCGACGGGCGCTACGTCGTGACGGGCGGCGAAGATGACCTGGTCACCGTGTGGTCCTTCACCGAGGGCCGCGTGGTGGCCCGAGGCCACGGCCACAAGTCCTGGGTCAACGCCGTGGCCTTCGACCCGTACACCACGAGGGCGGAGGAGGCGGCGGCTGCCGGGGGCGACGGGGAGCGGAgtggcgaggaggaggaggagccggaGGCCTCGGGCACAGGCGCGGGTGGAGGAGCCCCCCTCTCCCCGCTGCCTAAGGCCGGCTCCATCACCTACCGCTTCGGCTCAGCCGGCCAGGACACGCAGTTCTGCCTGTGGGACCTCACCGAAGACGTGCTCTACCCGCACCCACCCCTGGCCCGCACCCGCACCCTCCCCGGCACACCTGGCACCACCCCGCCTGCCCCTGGCAGCTCGCGGGGCGGTGAGCCGGGCCCCGGGCCCCTGCCCCGCTCGCTGTCCCGCTCCAacagcctcccccacccagcGGGCAGCGGCAAGGCAGGCGGCCCGGGCGCGGCGGCGGAGCCGGGCACGCCCTTCAGCATCGGCCGCTTTGCCACGCTCACGCTGCAGGAGCGGCGGGACCGGGGGGCCGAGAAGGAGCACAAGCGCTACCACAGTCTGGGCAACATCAGCCGGGGGGGCGGtgcgggcgggggcggcggggacaAGCCCAGCGGCCCCGCCCCCCGAAGCCGGCTGGACCCCGCCAAGGTGCTGGGCACCGCGCTGTGCCCGCGCATCCACGAGGTGCCGCTGCTCGAGCCGCTGGTGTGCAAGAAGATTGCCCAGGAGCGGCTCACGGTCCTCCTCTTCCTGGAGGACTGCATCATCACCGCCTGCCAGGAGGGCCTCATCTGCACCTGGGCCCGGCCGGGCAAGGCG TTCACAGACGAGGAGACCGAGGCCCAGACAGGGGAAGGAAGTTGGCCCAGGTCACCCAGCAAGTCAGTGGTAGAG CGTCTGTGTTCCCTTCCGCGGAGGTGtggaggaagtgtgtgtgtgctttcGATGCAGTCCTAG